The sequence AGCCGGCGACCTGAGCTGCTGTTGCTGGGCCAGGCGCAGGCACGCAGCTGGCTTGAGGGCCAGCGGTTCGTGCTTCCGCTCGGGCGCGCCGAGTGGACCGAACTCGCCCGCCGTAGCCGCGCGCTCTGATCCGATCCTCGTGCTGGTCCGAGCGCCGCCGACCCGGTCGAGCCGGACCCGGATCATTGCTTCACGGTGCCGGCGGCACGCTCCGCGGGTGCTCGCTGCGCCGGAACGGTCAGCGTGGCGTCCGCTGTCTCCCCTGCCGGTTCGCCCGCCGCGCCGTCCGGCGACCGGTCGGCCGGGCTCGTGGCCAAGCGGTCGGCCGGAGCTGGGGAAGGGGTGCGGCCGGGGGCCTCGACGCCGCCCCGGCGCGTGGCCACCCGCCGGGGGGCCCCGAGGTATCGGGCCACAAGGAAGCAGATCATCAGGTCCGCGCAGACTCGGACCGGCACCGCCACCGTGGTGGCGCTGACCAGGCCGAGCCCGGCGCAGAACGCGGCGAGCACGCCGGTGTACCCGGCGACCGTGGTGTGCGACCACCCGGCGGTCACCAGCCGCTGATAGGCGTGGCCGCGGTGCGGCAGGTACCAGCGCTCACCGGTCCGGATCCGGCGGACCAACGTCGTCGCCGTGTCGGCCAGGTAGAGCACGACCGGCGCCGCGACCGCCTCGACCGGCACGCCGGACACCGCCGCCTGCAGCGCGAGCGCGGCGATGGCCCCACCGATCGCGTAGCTGCCGACGTCGCCGAGGAAGACGAGCGCCCGCGGCATGTTGAACGGCGCGAAGCCGAGCGCGGCGCCGGCGAGCACCGTGCCGCCCGCGACCAGTGGCGGGCTGTGGTGCACCGTGCCGACGAGCGCGTATCCGACCCCGGCGACGGTCGCCTGCGTCGCGGAGATGCCGTTGACGCCGTCCATGAAGTTGAAGGCGTTGACGAAGCCGGTGATCCACACCGGCCCGATGACGACCGCTGCCGCCACCATCCCGAGCCCGGGCCGGCCCGCGCCGATCGCGACGCTCACGACCGTCATCGCCGTCAGGGCCGCCGCGGCGAGGGCCTGCAGCGCGAGCCGGCGCAGCGGCGCGATCCCGCCGATGTCACCGCCGACGTCCTCGGCCAGCCCCAGCAGGCCGAACAGGGTGACGGCCAGCGTCATCGGCAGCAGGTCGGGGGCGCTGGCCCGTCCACTGGTGAGCACCGTGAACACGACGCCCGAGAACAGCCCGAGCACCACGGCGGCGCCACCGCCGCGCGGCGTCGGGCGGGTGTGCAGGGTGCGCTCGTTGGCGACGTCGAGCACCGACAGCCGGCGCATGTAGGCGATGACGAGGGGCGTCGCGGCCAGGGTGACGACGCAGGCCGCGAATCCGGCACCGACCATGTATTCCTCCATGCGGGGAAGCTGGACGGAATGGCTCCGCGCTCGGGCCAAGGTTCGTCACGCAATGTAGTCCCGGGACTGCGCCTAGCCGGGTGAGGCGAGGGGGAGTGTCCCGACCGGGTGTGACACAGCGTGATGATGTCGGCGGGATGGGTGGGAGCGGCACGC is a genomic window of Pseudofrankia inefficax containing:
- a CDS encoding glycosyl transferase, coding for MVGAGFAACVVTLAATPLVIAYMRRLSVLDVANERTLHTRPTPRGGGAAVVLGLFSGVVFTVLTSGRASAPDLLPMTLAVTLFGLLGLAEDVGGDIGGIAPLRRLALQALAAAALTAMTVVSVAIGAGRPGLGMVAAAVVIGPVWITGFVNAFNFMDGVNGISATQATVAGVGYALVGTVHHSPPLVAGGTVLAGAALGFAPFNMPRALVFLGDVGSYAIGGAIAALALQAAVSGVPVEAVAAPVVLYLADTATTLVRRIRTGERWYLPHRGHAYQRLVTAGWSHTTVAGYTGVLAAFCAGLGLVSATTVAVPVRVCADLMICFLVARYLGAPRRVATRRGGVEAPGRTPSPAPADRLATSPADRSPDGAAGEPAGETADATLTVPAQRAPAERAAGTVKQ